The sequence ATTCGATGCCGGGCTTTTCCATGCTCTTGGCGCCGATGCCGGACATCAGGTTGTCGATGAGCTTCTCTTCGAAGGTCATGTCGTCATCTTCGTCGTCACCGGCGCGGGCCGCACCTGCCGACATGACGAGACCGATGCCGAGCGCGACCGCGGATAATTTCAACGCCCGCCAGAACCCCGATTGGGGATCGCGAACCATCGAACCGCTGGTCTTCGAGCTGCGCATGTACCTGTTCCATATTGTGGCAGATTGCCGCTCGCGCGCGGCCAACCGTCGCAAAAACGGGGTTCCACCCGCCCGCCCGTATCGGCCGGGATCAGGGCGCTTTTGCGGCGGGTACCCCCAGGAAGGAATCATACAATAGCGCCGCCACCCCAGCAACGATGGCCACGTCCGCGAGGTTGAACACATACCAATTATAGGTATTTCCGCCGATCTCGATATGGAACAGGGCGAAATCGATCACCGCGCCGTAGGCGAAGCGGTCGATGCCGTTGCCGATCGCGCCGCCGATGATCAGTCCCAGAGCGACGGTCGCAAGCCGGGTTTGCGAACGGACCATCCAGATCGCCAAGGCGACCACTGCAACGACTTTCACGGCCATCAGCGCGAGCTGCGCCGCCTGGCCGTCGTTCTGCAGCCAGCCGAAGCTGATCCCGACGTTCTTGGCCAGCACCAGGTCGAAGAACGACGTCACCCTCACCACGCCGAGGCGGGCGAGGTCGAACACGTTCAGCAGCCAGAGCTTCGAAGCCTGGTCGGCCACGAGCGTGACCATTGCCGCGAGGATGCCGGCGCGGAGCGGGGTCATGGCTGGGATCAGACGCTCACCCCCAACGCCTTCCATTCGCGCAGCGCCTTGGCGTCGCGCGGGGTGACGTCGGGATATTCAGGGTCCTCACCGACCATTGGCGAGATCTTCCAGGAGCGGGCGCACTTCGTGCCCACGGCCTTCTCGACGATGACCGCGACGCCGGGCTCGGCATCGAGACGGAATGCATCGGCCGGCGCCTCGCCCTCGCGCACCTCGTAATTCGAGGTGATGCAGACTTCGGCGAGATCGATGTCGAACAGCGTCATCTGCATGTCCCTGTCGGCGACATAGATCACCGGCGAGGCCTCCAGCGACGAGCCGATGTTCTTGGCGGCGCGTTCGAGCTCGAGCGCACCGGTGACGACGCGGCGGACGTTGCGGATGGTCTCCCACTTCGCGGCGAGCTTGTCGTCGCGAAAGCGTTCGAGATCGTTCGGGAACAGCGTCAGATGCACCGACGGTTCGGCATCGGGCCGGTACATGCGCCAAGCCTCCTCCGCGGTGAAGCTCAGGATCGGCGCCAGCCATTTCAGGATCGAGGCGCAGAGCAGGTCGATCGTGGTCAGCGTCGCCTTTCGCGTCAACGAGGACGGCGGATCGCAATAAAGCGTGTCCTTGCGGATGTCGAAATAGAACGCCGAGAGCTCGCTGTTGAGGAAGGCGGACAGGATCGCGACGACGGTCTTGTAATCGAACTCGCGATAGGCCTTGTCGATAGCGGCGGCGCGCACCGCGAGCTCGTGCAGCATCAGCCGCTCGAGTTCGGGCATCTCGGCCGGGGCGACCGCCTCAGTCGGCTTATAATGATGCAGCGTGCCGAGCATCCAGCGCACGGTGTTGCGCAGCTTGCGGTAGGTCTCGACCGTATTCTTCAGGATCTCCGGGCCGATGCGCTGGTCGTCCGTATAGTCGCAGGATGCGACCCAGAGCCTCAGGATGTCGGCGCCGGATTCCTTGATGACGGCCTGCGGCTCGATGGTGTTGCCGAGCGACTTCGACATCTTGCGGCCGTCCTCGGCCTGGGTGAAGCCGTGGGTCAGCACGATGT comes from Bradyrhizobium diazoefficiens and encodes:
- the lspA gene encoding signal peptidase II yields the protein MTPLRAGILAAMVTLVADQASKLWLLNVFDLARLGVVRVTSFFDLVLAKNVGISFGWLQNDGQAAQLALMAVKVVAVVALAIWMVRSQTRLATVALGLIIGGAIGNGIDRFAYGAVIDFALFHIEIGGNTYNWYVFNLADVAIVAGVAALLYDSFLGVPAAKAP